A stretch of DNA from Longimicrobiaceae bacterium:
GGGAACGCGGCCGCGGCTGCTCGTCTTCCTCACCGACGGGCTGCCCACCGTGGGCGTGACGGACCCGGAGCGCATCGCGGCGAACGTGCGCGGGGCGCGGCGGAACGGCATGCGGCTCTTCACCTTCGGCGTGGGCTACGACGTGAACACACGGCTGCTGGACCGCGTGGCGGCCGACAACGGCGGCGTGGCGGACTACATCGAGCCGCGCGAGGACCTGGAGACGCGCGTGTCGGCCTTCTTCGACAAGGTCAACCACCCGGTGCTCACCGACCTGACGCTGGACATGGGCGGCGTGCGCACGGACCTGGTGTACCCGCGCGACCTGCCGGACCTGTTCAAGGGCACGCAGCTCGCCCTGGTGGGCCGCTACCGCAACGACGCGGACCTGCGCAACGTGGCGCTCCGCCTCACCGGCAGCGCCGGCGGCGTGCGGCAGACGTTCACCTTTCCCGGCCTCGCATTCCCGCGCCGCGCCGAGGCGAACGACTTCCTCCCGCGGCTGTGGGCCACGCGCCGAGTGGGCTGGCTCATGGAGCAGATCCGCACGCACGGCGAAGCGGCCGAGCTGCGCGACGAGGTGGTGGAGCTGGGCACGCGCTACGGCATCGTCACGCCGTACACGTCGTTCCTGGCGCTGGAGCCGGGCGCGGTGGAGGGCCAGCAGATGATCGCGACGGACCGGGCGGTGATCGGGCGTGCCGCCGGCGGTTCGATGCCGCTTCCGCCCCCGCCCCCGCCCCCGCCACCGCCGCCACCGCCGCCGCCCGCGGCGCCCTCCGTCGTTTCGGGCGAGGGCGCGGTGCGGGCCAGCAAGATCAGCCGCGCGCAGCAGGACGCGGTGTCTCTCCAGGGCCTCACGGTCGAGAGCGGCGGCTCGCGCCAGGTCGGCGACAAGACGTTCTACCTGCGCGAGGGCGTTTGGACGGATTCGGAGATCAAAGCCGACGCGCACCTGCCCGAGACCACGGTCGAGTTCGGCACCGACGCGTACTTCGCCCTGCTGCGCGAGCGGCCGGCGCTGGCCCGCTACTTCGCGCTGGGCGAGCGCGTCGCCGTGGTCGTGGAAGGCCGCGTCTTCCGCACCGCGCCACCCAAGCCGTAGCCGCCGCTCGTCCGCCGAGTCGCGGGTCGTAGACGGAGATGATCGGCGGATGCTGGCTCGTCCGCCGGTCTACGGGAGATGGACGGCCTGGGACGGAGCGGATGGACGACGGATGACGAGCCGACCATAGATGACGAACGGCGGAAGCGTCCGCGGGAGATACGGGAGCTTCCGCCGTTCTGGCGCGGCGCTGCTTGACGCCGCCATGCGTATCGCCTAGTCTGCGCGGGCGCGGCAGATGCGTGCCGGCGCGAACCCCCGGACAGCCAGCGAGGCGCGATGAGCGGCAGGATCGAGCGGGAGTTGAAGCAGACGAAGCCCGTGCCCAGCGTGGAGGAAGAGGCGTTCCTCAACGTCCTGCGCACCGCCAACGCGCTTCTCCAGGGACTGTCCGACCTCCTCAAGCCGTCGGACCTGACGCAGACGCAGTACAACGTGCTGCGCATCCTCCGCGGCGCGGGCCACGACGGCCTCACGTCGGGCGAGGTGGGAGCGCGCATGATCACCCGCGACCCCGACGTGACGCGCCTGCTGGACCGCCTGGAGAAGCGCGGCATGGTGGAGCGATGGCGTTGCGGCGAGGACCGCCGCGTCGTCTACACCCGCATCACCCCCGCCGGCCGCGACCTCATCGCCCCGCTGGACGACGCGGTCGCCGACCTCCACGTCGCGCAGCTCGGCCACCTGGGCCGCGACCGCCTGGAAACCCTCGTCGCCCTCCTCGAAGAATCCCGCGAAAAAGCCGCGAGCTGATCTCAGCCGCATCCTCCCGTCGAACGTCCGCACCTCCGCCTCACATCTCGCTTGACTCGCAAGCTCTCACCCGAGCGCCAGCAGGAGCTGGACGGGCTCTACCGCATTGCACGGGTGTTCAGTGCGTTTCTCTCAGGCGAGCCAGACGGCGCGGTCGTCGGTAAGCTGATGGAGGACATGTTGGATGCGCATCCCGACCTCGGATTGGAGGAGATGCGCTACCTCCGTGACGACCTTCTTCTTCCGACGGCTTTCGGCTGCTCGGCGAGCAGCTTCGCAGGCTGGACGCGATGCTCAGAGACGGTGCGGGCATCAGCCTCGACTCGCTGAACGCCAAGCGCCTCGCGCGCATCGCCAAGGTGCGGCAGAAGGGGAAGATCACTACGGACGCGCAATACTACCTCCTCCGCGAGCGCATCGAGGAAGTCTGGGAAGACGACGAGCGCCAGGACGAGTTGCACGCGCTGCAAGCGTTGATGCAGGACTATGAAGACCGCATCGTCGCGCGGGCGGAGAAGTCGAAGAGGAAGCCGGGACCAGCCGCATAGCCGATCCGCACTTCCTCGATCCGCCCTCCCGTCGCCACCTGTGGCTCCCGACCGTACCGAAGTGATGCGTTCGCCCGAGACAGAAATGTCCCGATGTGGCGGCAATGCCACGCGGCATGCGGGGCTCTCCAGTCGTAAAACGTTGCCGCTGAACGCGCTGGCGCCGTGCGAGAAATGGCATGAGCCATGCCTTGGACCCCCCTGGACGATCGCCCACCATTGCGGGACCTATCGCTCCCCACTATATCCGCTTCACCGCAGTACCGTCCCGCCCGCCCCCTGCTCCTGCCTCACCCCACCGATACGACCAACCGCGCCACCCGTAGTCGCAGGCCGCATTTCCACGCAGGTTTCTCTCACTCCCCCATCCATGGAGATGGATCGATGCGCTACCTTGTCCGTATCACTTGCATTGCCGGCTGTGCCCTGCTGGCATCGACACGCGCCGCGGCGGCCCAGGCTGCGCCGAACGCTCCCAAGCTGGAGTGGCGCCTGGGGCTGGACCTGCTCACGAGCACGATCCGCAGCTCCGCCGCCGAGGGAGCGGGCACGGGAAGCCGCGGCTGGGGCTTCCTGCTGGACGCGGGCGTCGGCTCGGGCCTGGTGAGCGCGACCGCCGACTTCGGCATGGAGTCCGTGCACGACAACCGGTCGTTCTCCGAGAACACTACGGAGGGATACCTCAGCTCTTCGGTCACGATGCTGCTGGGCAGCGTGGCGGCTGGCGTCCACACGCCTCCGGTTTCGCTGGGTGACCCGCGCGGCATGAAGCTCTCGGCAGGCGCGAACGTGGGATACACGTGGGCGCGCGCGGACCGCGGGATCGACCGCTGCACCGACTGCACCGTCGAGCACCTCGGTGTGAAGGGTGGCGCGTTCGTGGAGCCCGTGGTGAACCTGCACCGCGGCACCACGGTGTTCAACGCGCGCTACCGGATGCTCCAGGGCAACGCCGACCTGCGCAGCAGCTTCAGCATCGGCGTCTCCGCTCCCCTGCGTGGCAAGACCAAAACCCAGGATACGGAAGAGCCGCAGGCCGACCCCGCGGGTCCGGCGAACAAGCCTGCCGTCGCGTCCCCTCCGGCGCGCTGACCTTCCGCAGGCCGCTCGCCGCACTGCCGCTCTCTCCGCGGCGGACGGCTGGGACTTCCATCGAGAAGGGCGAGCGCTGGCCGGCGCTCGCCCTTCTCGCGTTCGGCAAACGGGGAGATCTCGCCGCTCCTGGCGGCGCCGCCCCTCGCTACGGAAGCAGCTCTCCCGTCCCTAGCTGGCCCTGCCGTCCCGATCCCCAGCAGTACGCGGCTCCGTCCGCATCCAACGCGCACACGTAGTCCGCGCCGCCGGCGAACGACACGAACCGCCTCTGGCCCTTGATCGCCAGTGGCGTGGTGGACAGCTCCACACGCGTACCCACGCCCAGCTTTCCCATCAGGTTGAGGCCCCAGCACACGCTGGCGCCCGCCGTGGGCGTGCCGCAGGTGGCGGCCCCACTGGCGTCGATGGCCGTGAACGTCGCCCCGTTCTGCGCCAGCGCGGGGACGACGCGGTTCTCGAAGCCGCCCGTGCCAAGCTGGCCCTGCCCGTTGTCGCCCCAGCAAAGCGCCGTTCCGGCGGCGGTCAGCCCGCACGCGTGGCTGTTGCTGAGCGAGAGGGCGGTGAAGCGCGCGGAGGTGTCCACGGGTCCGGGCGTGGGAGAGCAGACGCTCGCGAAGCCGAACACCGCTCCGCACCCGCCCACCGCCCGGCCCAGCTCGCCACGGTTGTCCGATCCCCAGCAGTACGCCCGGCCCGCGGCGGTGAGCCCGCAGGTGAAGGCGTCGCCCGCCGCGAGCGACACGAGTGCCACGTCGCCCGGCACCCGGAACGGCGTGGGCACCGTCTCGCCGAACGCGGCGCTGCCGGTCTCTCCGAGGACGTTGAACCCCCAGCAGAACGCGGCGCCCGCCGTGTCCAGCGCGCAGGCGTGGCGAATTCCGGCGGCCACCGCGGTGTAGCTGCGGCCCGGCAGCGCCAGCGGCGACCGGGCGCACTGCACCTGCGACGCCCCACACCGCTCGGGCGCCGCTTGGCCGAGCTGGCCGCCGGCGCCGGAGCCCCAGCAGTACGCCGTCT
This window harbors:
- a CDS encoding MarR family transcriptional regulator; the protein is MSGRIERELKQTKPVPSVEEEAFLNVLRTANALLQGLSDLLKPSDLTQTQYNVLRILRGAGHDGLTSGEVGARMITRDPDVTRLLDRLEKRGMVERWRCGEDRRVVYTRITPAGRDLIAPLDDAVADLHVAQLGHLGRDRLETLVALLEESREKAAS